The Verrucomicrobiia bacterium sequence ATGGCGATGGCACAACGCGTCGTGATTATACTTATATCGAAGATATCATCAGTGGAATGGTGGCTGCGGTAAATTATGATCAAACTCCTTATGAAATTATTAATTTAGGTGAAAATGAAACAACGACTTTAAAGCGGTTGATTGAGCTCTTGGAGCAAGAGTTGGGAGTTCGCGCTAAAATTAATCAGTTGCCCGATCAACCTGGCGATGTTCCTGTGACTTATGCGAATATTAGCAAGGCAAAACGCTTGTTTGGCTATCATCCTCAAACGAAAATTGAAGCGGGAATCAAAAAATTTGTGAAATGGTTAAAATCATCGGAGAGCTTATGAAGTATTGGTTCCTTGTGATTGTTTTTATTTCTAATGAATTGTATGCCGCACCTTTTCAAGTGGGCGAAAAGTTAACTTACCAAGCGACTTGGGGGCCTTTTGTGGCAGCGGATTTAACTTTTGAGGTGGCGTCACCTTTTCAACCGGATCAATGGCGATTCCAAGGTTTTTGTCGTTCGCGCGGGTTGGTGGAGACTTTTTATCCCATTGAGAGTCGTGTGGAAAGTCGGGCGCTAAAGAGTCCTTTTGTTACTACAAGTTTTTATGAAAATCGTAAAGAAGGCACACGGCGTTTGCATCGCTATATGGAATTAGATTTTCAAAATAAATGGGGTCTTTGGTATAATTATATTTCTGGTGATATCAAGAAGTTGAAATTGAAAGAGGGATCAGCTGTTGATCTTTTTTCTGCTGTTTATTACGCTCGTAGTTTGAA is a genomic window containing:
- a CDS encoding DUF3108 domain-containing protein, with translation MKYWFLVIVFISNELYAAPFQVGEKLTYQATWGPFVAADLTFEVASPFQPDQWRFQGFCRSRGLVETFYPIESRVESRALKSPFVTTSFYENRKEGTRRLHRYMELDFQNKWGLWYNYISGDIKKLKLKEGSAVDLFSAVYYARSLNWTKDQTRQINVFYNGKYRPLSFTAQNFRETNVPHWGKQKTFELVCSEIFQAATDVRGKLIVIATADERHIPLEARLDVKWGTVNLFLTQAENVTGAPLKYSK